In the Glycine max cultivar Williams 82 chromosome 6, Glycine_max_v4.0, whole genome shotgun sequence genome, aagggtgtcAACTAAAGGGTTCATGTCACCACAATGTGAGGTGTAGGAGTCATTTTCAGTACTTCATATAATATGGAAGGAAAAAGTTAACTGAACATGTtacaattgtgatgaggaaattcATTGCCTGATTAATCATGCATGCAATTATGAGAAATGAACATTCCACCAGGTGCATGACACTGAATCAAGGATATAACAGTCACACAAGGGAAGAAAAACCAGAACAAAAAGGGTGCAATTTTGTTAGCTCAACAGCAGCCTTGTCTATTAGCAAATGATTAAAGCAAAAGgacattttaaaaacaattacacCAAAAACACTACAAGTCTGAAATtgactaaaaataagaatagaaaTTACCTCAATTCACAGTCAACTCTGTGATTTTTTCCCTGTAACAATCTGGAATATCCGGAGGCCCCTGCTGAATGCTTCATTGAAAAGAATTCTGGTTTGCATATTCTGAAATCCAGGCAACCATGATAGTAGTGCCACAGGGGACATGATAATGACTCCAAACATTATATCATATATACGGGCCACTGAAACAACACCATCCCAAATGATAGTGGACTGCAAAAATGGCCGGAATACTTGGGCAATCGATATCAGACCCCAGCCTGTGGGTATGAACGCCAACAGGCTAGTAAAAATATCcatgaatttgaatttagtgAATTCCAGCAAACCAACTATCACAAGTATTGCAAGAATTATGACAAGGAACTGGACCAGCCGATAATAGATATGCTCTTTGGCTGCATATTTGTTCCGGGCATAGACTACCACAGCATAAATCCCAGATACAACAAACACATAAATCCAGGATAACAAGTAAACAGCAATACTGGTATTATGATCAGAAATGCCTAACTGATAGACAATTCCATACTGGAAAAAGAAGAATCGAAGGTCTAAGATTATCTCCAAAAGCTTTCCCCAAAGGCCAGTTACCTTTAGATGATCCTGCTCTTCATACCACCACCTTTCCCAGCTCTGTTCAGCTTTAGCAAATACACTTCCACTGTACCAAATCCAGTTCATAAAGTCATCAAAATCGTAAACAGTTTTTAACCAATCAAAGCCAGAAGGATTGAACACAAATGGTGCCATAATCCATGATGCAACTAAGAACCAACTAGTGATGGTCAAGGCTATATAAACAAATGTGTCAGTAGCTACAGGACTATGTGATGCATAAATTACAAGTATCAGCCCCAATTCAATTGCTTTCACAAAATGGCTACGGGCAAAGAGTCTATAGATTTCAGCAAATCTCTTGTGCTCTACAACAAAACCACGACCAGTAGCTCGATATTTTGCCCCACCATGCAGAACAGTCCGTCCAAAGAAATGACTTCGAGTTCCCATTGAGAATGTGTAAAAAACTGATGAAAGCTGGAGCTGCATGGTCAAGAAATCCCAGATAGCTTGAAGGAACCCATGCTCAAGGGAATTCTCTACAATCATTGGAAGGGCAGTGAAAAGTCCAAGTTGGATGATGAACTGTTGATTCAAGATGGTACCAAGTGCTTTATTGTCATTGCTGTTGCTTTCcattgactcctcaacaccacTAAGAGCAAGATATAGCCGACCCCATAAAAATGCATATACAGTCAGAACCACCACCATAGTGTTGAAGAAGAACCCCACAGTAGTGTAGAAGAATGAGAGCATCCGGAAAAAATCCAGCCTATGACCCAATCTGTACACATCTCTACTTAGGACTTGCTCCCCATTTCCACTGGCAACCTTTGCTTCAAACATTGATACTTGATTCAACCCAACATCCCTTCCCTTTCCAACCTGAATGTACTCATGGTGAGTGACATTACCTCCACGAAGAGTACAATTAAATCCAGCAAAGATGTCCTCACTTATGTTGATCACTCTGGAAGCTTTACTGATACCACCTCGAGTCAAAAACCAAAACCTGTCAAACACATCTGGGTGACCGTAATGCATTCTAACCTTCAAAGGATTTGCCAAAACCCTCTGTCCTAAGGTGACAAAACTTGTTTCCTGAGCTGACATGAACCAAGCAAGAGAGGAAACAGAACCAGTAAAAATGTGTTCCCTAACTCCCAAAATAGTGGGTTTCCGGATACCATAGTAACTCCTGTATTCTTCCAAGAGATTTCGCATTTTAAGTGCCTCCTCAAAGTAGTTGTCCTGATTCATATCAATAGTCTGAACTGCATCACCGCGAGTGAAGATGATGGCATGATTTTGATTTTCCGGCTTTCCTTCCCCAAGCTTCAAGGGTCCAGGCAACTTTACGCGGTAAATTTCCACCTCCATCTGCAACTGTTGGTCATACTTAACAAGAACAGAGTAATACTCCTTCTCATCCCTTCCAGTGGTTTTCTCATCAACATAAGCAACTCGAAGGGCCTCATTATTTTGCATTAGATacaaaatttcatcagcatgaggatcctttttttccttctgaGTTCCATATATCTGGCAAGCAATCACATATGTGAATTTCATTAAAGCAGTCCCATATTCATGACCCTTGAATAACAAACTAACAGAACTGCTTGCTCTACTTAAACTCTTGGAGGAAGGCGACTTTGAGTTGGAACTCTCTAAATCATCATGCCTCATTGAAACAAGTTCGCGGGCACCTTCCCGAATATCCATTTCTGATGCAGAATCCAGAAAAGTCAACATCTTGAGGGCACGATAGTAGTACATCATTCCTCTAACTGTCCGTGATAACGTCTGACCTCTGTAGGAAGCCCAGAGCCTCAAATCTCTAAGTTTGTCGGTCCAAATATCACTGTCTTTTGCCAATCCCTCCCGACGCATCCTCTCGATAAAATTTTTCCACTCATCATCATATATAGTCTGCAAGTAGTACAGGATGANNNNNNNNNNNNNNNNNNNNNNNNNNNNNNNNNNNNNNNNNNNNNNNNNNNNNNNNNNNNNNNNNNNNNNNNNNNNNNNNNNNNNNNNNNNNNNNNNNNNNNNNNNNNNNNNNNNNNNNNNNNNNNNNNNNNNNNNNNNNNNNNNNNNNNNNNNNNNNNNNNNNNNNNNNNNNNNNNNNNNNNNNNNNNNNNNNNNNNNNNNNNNNNNNNNNNNNNNNNNNNNNNNNNNNNNNNNNNNNNNNNNNNNNNNNNNNNNNNNNNNNNNNNNNNNNNNNNNNNNNNNNNNNNNNNNNNNNNNNNNNNNNNNNNNNNNNNNNNNNNNNNNNNNNNNNNNNNNNNNNNNNNNNNNNNNNNNNNNNNNNNNNNNNNNNNNNNNNNNNNNNNNNNNNNNNNNNNNNNNNNNNNNNNNNNNNNNNNNNNNNNNNNNNNNNNNNNNNNNNNNNNNNNNNNNNNNNNNNNNNNNNNNNNNNNNNNNNNNNNNNNNNNNNNNNNNNNNNNNNNNNNNNNNNNNNNNNNNNNNNNNNNNNNNNNNNNNNNNNNNNNNNNNNNNNNNNNNNNNNNNNNNNNNNNNNNNNNNNNNNNNNNNNNNNNNNNNNNNNNNNNNNNNNNNNNNNNNNNNNNNNNNNNNNNNNNNNNNNNNNNNNNNNNNNNNNNNNNNNNNNNNNNNNNNNNNNNNNNNNNNNNNNNNNNNNNNNNNNNNNNNNNNNNNNNNNNNNNNNNNNNNNNNNNNNNNNNNNNNNNNNNNNNNNNNNNNNNNNNNNNNNNNNNNNNNNNNNNNNNNNNNNNNNNNNNNNNNNNNNNNNNNNNNNNNNNNNNNNNNNNNNNNNNNNNNNNNNNNNNNNNNNNNNNNNNNNNNNNNNNNNNNNNNNNNNNNNNNNNNNNNNNNNNNNNNNNNNNNNNNNNNNNNNNNNNNNNNNNNNNNNNNNNNNNNNNNNNNNNNNNNNNNNNNNNNNNNNNNNNNNNNNNNNNNNNNNNNNNNNNNNNNNNNNNNNNNNNNNNNNNNNNNNNNNNNNNNNNNNNNNNNNNNNNNNNNNNNNNNNNNNNNNNNNNNNNNNNNNNNNNNNNNNNNNNNNNNNNNNNNNNNNNNNNNNNNNNNNNNNNNNNNNNNNNNNNNNNNNNNNNNNNNNNNNNNNNNNNNNNNNNNNNNNNNNNNNNNNNNNNNNNNNNNNNNNNNNNNNNNNNNNNNNNNNNNNNNNNNNNNNNNNNNNNNNNNNNNNNNNNNNNNNNNNNNNNNNNNNNNNNNNNNNNNNNNNNNNNNNNNNNNNNNNNNNNNNNNNNNNNNNNNNNNNNNNNNNNNNNNNNNNNNNNNNNNNNNNNNNNNNNNNNNNNNNNNNNNNNNNNNNNNNNNNNNNNNNNNNNNNNNNNNNNNNNNNNNNNNNNNNNNNNNNNNNNNNNNNNNNNNNNNNNNNNNNNNNNNNNNNNNNNNNNNNNNNNNNNNNNNNNNNNNNNNNNNNNNNNNNNNNNNNNNNNNNNNNNNNNNNNNNNNNNNNNNNNNNNNNNNNNNNNNNNNNNNNNNNNNNNNNNNNNNNNNNNNNNNNNNNNNNNNNNNNNNNNNNNNNNNNNNNNNNNNNNNNNNNNNNNNNNNNNNNNNNNNNNNNNNNNNNNNNNNNNNNNNNNNNNNNNNNNNNNNNNNNNNNNNNNNNNNNNNNNNNNNNNNNNNNNNNNNNNNNNNNNNNNNNNNNNNNNNNNNNNNNNNNNNNNNNNNNNNNNNNNNNNNNNNNNNNNNNNNNNNNNNNNNNNNNNNNNNNNNNNNNNNNNNNNNNNNNNNNNNNNNNNNNNNNNNNNNNNNNNNNNNNNNNNNNNNNNAAGCCTGCCAAGGGTAAGTCTTCCCCTCCCAAGCCACAATAATCGCCGCCTGAAGAAACAGTATCAGCATCACCCAAAGCCTATCAAAACTCCTAAACAAATTCCAAAACGACCTCTGCTCCACAAACCCAGTCTTCCCCACATGCTTCCCTCCACCACCAGCAGTAACAAAAAAGTTACTCCCAATATCAAGTGGCCACTTCAGCTTCTCAAAACACCTCCTACTCCAAAAATACTCATTTATATCGTCATAGTTCCTCCAAGCACTATGAGGAGCAGTTCCATTCCTACTACTATCAACCTCGCGCTTAATAGTATCATAAATAGGCTTCACTACCAAGTTCAAAAACGCGTTCTCACCGGAAACCGAGGGCATGACCGGTTGCCCGGTGTTCTCGTCGATGAAATCTTCCAAGATTCTATTCAACTCGTTCGCCATGTTGTGGAAGATGTAGCAGATGCACTCCGGCATGAATCGGAGATTTGCGGCCTCTCCCCAGATCAGGAGGTAGAGCGAGACGTAGAGGAGTTCGCGGCGGAGGTCTTCGCCGCGGCGGTGGTCGGAGATCCAGATGTTGGATTTTTTTCCTAAGTAGGAGCACCACGAGGTGTAATTTTTCAGGAGCTTCTTGCGGAAGCGGCGGAGCACGCCGGCGTCGAGCGTGTCTATGTTGTCCGGCGGCGGCGTGAGGCGCATCTGAGCGTTGGCGAGGTGGAGAACCAAATGCTCGCGCTGGTTCCGAACGTTGTCGCGCTGGAAGCCGAAGAAGAGCGCGAGCCAGTCGAGGAGGTCCATGTTCGGCCGCCATTGCCCGAACGGCGGTCTCCGGAGGTCGCCGACGGAGTGCAGCGCTGCCGCCGCCGCGCGCACCTCGGGGAAGCGCAGCGACGGGTGGTCGGCGAGGAGGTTGTGCACTGGAACGATGTTGAACGGCTCTTCGTCGCGGCCGGGGACGGCGGAGGCCGCCGCCGCCGGAGATTGACGGTGGCGGAGACTCATTGCATCGGAATCAAAAACCCTAGAAGAAGGTTGGAACTATAGTAGTAAAAGAAGTACTATACAGTAACGGTTTTTGAAATTTCCGAAGTTGAAGAAGGTGCTGAAAGTGTGAGTGGCGTTAGTtacagagaaagaagaaagaagagagagaaagtggtGAATGGTGATGGTGGCTAACGTGCGCACTGGTGAAAaacagaaagaagaagaagaagaagaaacggcGCGTTAGCGCGTTTGGTGCGCGTTTAGAACgttgagatatttttttattttttgcattaattttaattaatcactacttactgtaattaattaaaccgatggatttatttttctataccaTAGGTTTTTCGAGTCGAGTAGTACAACtatgaaatattttgttaacgTATTTTACTTCCCATTTTGACCTTCTTTGTCTCTTCGTggtttctttttgaattttgaattcgtgattttaatttttcttttcttttaattaattaaatgatgaaattttttgttaacaaaTCCACCTATTGACCTTTTCTGCTTCTCGATTTCACCGTCGTtgtctttttccattttttaattattgttgtcGTGGTCAATTTATGGATAGAGATTCGTGAATTTGAAAATACCAATAACAGGAAAGAAAGGTTTTTACTGGGGTTAAATGAGAATTGACTGTCGAATCAAATTTTtacatggaaaaaaaataaaaataaaataaaattttaggttTGACTTGATCGTGTGAGAATATCCTTTTCTGAAAGGTGTAAGAATTAATGAATTAACGTCTAATAAAGTAAAGtaaatatataagataatttaGACCATACCAAAtatatttatagataaaaacaAAGGAGTAGATATTTGTGATCCTTCATCCTAcgttatgttttaaaaattgaattggaAATTACGTTTACAGGATCAACTTGCTAAGGTTCAATCAAATTGacggattaaaaattaaatctacaattaaaaaaaggttaatTTGTGTcacaaacataattaatttgtgTTTCAACTAATTCAACTAAATCGTCTAATTCaaaaattttatcaataatattagTCAAGGATTGGTATTTTTTAgtgtatatttttaagataaataaaattaaatttaagtattactaaatgtaattgaaatatttgtttaacttaATTTGAGTCACGGATTTTATGTACTCATATATGGtgagagaaattgattttacaaaaaataaagttcATTGGATTTACCAATCAAATTCATGTGCATGGAGCGTGCCaacctttaaattttaaatattcttaaaatatatattaaaatcatgattttttaacttttgtgaAGTGGAATCCACAATGATTCCTTATAGgatgatttcttttcttttttttgtaattcattACTAATAATGTTgatacaatttttttgtaataatgtAATTCCATGCACTTAATTTCTAACGAGTAATATCAATATTACTGTACAAAAAACGACTAATATCAATATCAAATCTACTACAAGGGAATgcctaatatttaaaataaaacagacaaaagaaaaaaaaatggaatttatattttatcaattattacccaattttttatactattgattgattaaaaattcccaaatataatttttaaaatgattatgattaaaattcaaaatcatatcatataaaataatttataattgttttaattataattaaatactaccattctaaaataattaataatataaagacattttaattgaatttagcAATActtatgattttgtgaaaaggCAATGAACTATCTTTCCTTCTTTTGCGTGAGGTGAGGTCTTGTTGGGTATGGTCTATCTAAATTAGTAaaagaaagttttaaaaaaagtaagattCTCAATCAATGGTCAACAACAATGAAAGTTTGTTTACTGATTTCAAGAATTCTCCACTTTTTAATGCTCATTTTCCTTTactaaacaataatataatattcctATTACTATTGTTAAGgatgatttatttatattactaattctactcataaaattatattgaaatataGTTTCTATTAAAAGATGGtaaacttaatttttcaaaGTTAACAAAAACAGGAACTAAGCAATATGAAGCCCTATCTTCTTTAcacttaataataattaagtcgAATTTTCTATTATGTTGAAATAGACAAATTGTGGTTGTACTCGAGGGGGAAGGCAACTACATATTCAAAGAATTTTGAGTAGctgcaataattatttttttttttgaagaaaagtaAAAGGGTAACGTAACGTGCAATTTGGATGGCAAACGAACGTGTATTCTGTGAAATTTCatctaaattttcttaattatttaataattatataagtaaTTGTTATAGAGTAAAATCCAATTGAACCACTTAATAATTAGAAGATCTAAttcaacattaaaaataaattagaagacaTAAATGTAATTTAaccattatataataatttataaattattttgtatttatttatttattatacaattcATTACATCTCACAATTTTTATCTCTTATAATTTGTTATATGagatatttatacaaataataacatttttctataatttgttTAGATATACTAAAAGGCTAAAAGCAACGCCAGCTATGCATGATTCATCACAAAAAAGTCTCCAAATGGCATCGAGGTAGAGACTTTACTATTTTCCCTTTGGATGTGCATAGCAGCACATGCACCTTTGTTGCTGTCGTTAAGTTCTTCGAAATTATCAACAAAGGAGCGCAAAACAAGGAATCTTCTAACAATGTTTTTCACTCGTTTTGACATAGCAAATAAGTCCCTGGATTCATCTATTAGTATTTTtgttcaaggaaaaaaaaataaaagattaaattataaaattaaaaacattaatatgatatgatatcaAATTAATATGAATCTCATACATCTAcattctattttaattcaaatatttcatttCTTTCCATCTCAATTCATACACCTCTTTCATTACTTTAAAgttttagtccttatatttataaaatgtaataaaatttatctcTTATCCTATAAACCATTATGAGTTTGACCTATCAAGTGATCAAACTCACTACATTTCAGAAAATACAAGAATCAAAACCATGtttatataaagactaaaatcaattttgaccaAGACTTCAATCACATTTTACCCCCaagtatttctttttctctttgatggtTAGATAGCAAACGTGTAGATCACCAATAATCTAGAGTTACATATActtctttaaaatataagttaaaaaataagtagaaaAAGAGCGAGTGATTTCTGCATAAAAATACTAGATAATCCTCACATCTCAAGACATTTTTTACATACGATGGTAAACCGTCACATTACATAAAAACTTTTATTCCATGCATAATAAAACACGCAATGATTTTGAGGGTTTGAACAGAGTATTTAGTTTGGTAGACAAAGTAACTGTTCAGAAAAGTTCTTCATCACCCTGACCATCCTCCTCTCTGAGGACCCACAGAGCTCAACCTGTCAAGTACTGAGTTGAAATCAACGGCCTGTCCACTCTCCTCCATCCTCTGGATCACACTTGCAACATGGTCACCCCTGAATCCCATGCTCACCAGTTTCTCAATCAACTCATTGTAGGGATGGTTGCGGACGAATTGTGACTGGTTCGGATTTCGGACCATGAGGTTATGCCCTTGTGGGGGGTTCTGAAGGGAAGCACTTGTTGGGGGATATCCAGGTTGAGCAAAATGAGGAGGTTGGGGTGGATGATGTGATCTTCCTCCCTCACCATCATACATCATGTATGCACTACTCGGTGGAGGAAGCGCCGGGAGGGACCCGGTAGGTCCATACATTTCACCTGGTGGTGCAGGAAAAGAGCTCTTCATCTGCTGGGGTGGAGGCTGCTGTGGAACTGTTCTTCCAGCTCCTCCATATCCATAAGGTATGGCATCGGCACGGTTAGATCCCTGTGGTGGAACTCCCGAGTATGGCATTTGCATGGCCATGCTGTTTGGCAGTGTTTCTGCAGGTGATGGGTTTGTTGCTTGATTTGGCTGGTACGGAGGGTACACATTTGGAGAGGAGGGTCTTACTTGAGATTGCATTGGGGGTGGCTGTGAAGGCTGCACCTGCTGTGACCAttgctgttgctgctgctgcggcggctgctgctgttgttgtggCTGCTGATAGTGAGAAAATTGTTGCACAGGTGGGGATGGGGTTACTTGAGACGGTGTTGGTTGTGGAGCCACAAGTTGGGGTGTTCGATATTGTTGATCGGATGGTAAGTACTGATTCNNNNNNNNNNNNNNNNNNNNNNNNNNNNNNNNNNNNNNNNNNNNNNNNNNNNNNNNNNNNNNNNNNNNNNNNNNNNNNNNNNNNNNNNNNNNNNNNNNNNTTGATGAGGCAGGGCAAGAGCCAACTGCTGGTTGTTTGCATCAGATGCGTTGTCAGTTTTTTTAGGATCTGTGGTGGGTGACGACCTCTCCTCATTGGACTGTGAATGGCTGGAGGAAGATGATTCTTTCTGAGCAAGTTGAAGCTTGGCTAATTCTTTCTGTGTCTCAGCTAGCTCTTGCTTGTCTCTTAAAATTTGTACAGACCTGTGAACCTACATAAGTAACACAAGAAAATGAGGTTGGGACGATTGTACAGATTATTCTAGCAGTAAACGATTTTTAATGTAGCAATACTGCACAGAACCAGTAAGATTTAAGTTGATGACCAATAGTCTTTATTCAAGTTGAGTGCACAGTAAGATTAGTTTTTTAGGTAAATTAACCCCAGTGGGTCCCTAATTATTTGGGAATTTTCAAGCAAGTCCCTAaactaaatgtttttaattgggTCCTTGATCATGTAAACTTTTTAATTGAGTCCATGGGGTTAGGGAAATGTTATATTCCTTGAAATATTCCTTATTCTCTCCTTACTGCTTCAAACCAcctaaaatgactatttatggttattttaaaATCCGCCAGAAAATGGCTtccataaattatcattttctgGCAGTTCCAAGCCGCCAGTTAGGAGGGAATAACAAATATTCCATGGAAGATAGCAGTTTCCTAACCCTAgggactcaattaaaaaaattacataatcaaGAACccaattaaaaactatttttagttTAGGGACCTACTTGAAAAACCCCAAATAGTTTTAGGTACCAAATGAGTGGATCAACATATATTAGTAATGAAATGCTACATTTGGACAGAGTTTCCTTAGAATTGGATATGAAGATATATCCTTCTTAACAAATGGCCCTACCAACTTTTCAGCCTTACTTGCAAATAGACTAATAGAGACATGGAGCCCTTCAACTTTTCACACCTCAACTCGtgaataagaaacaaaaaaattgtggtAAGAAAGTTGATTGCCTCTGCTTCATAAAATGACCATATATGTACTTGTACATGAGATTAAGGATATCAAATATcactaattattatttgtatatatgtTTCTGGTGCCATTTATTCTTGCTTTTTCTTGCACTTTCCTCAGTATTTACTTGGCTGTGGGTAAGGATGGAAAAATAATCCACATATcaataatttaactaattaatccATACTTCAATCCAATCCAACCATCCAtttaagtaaacaaaaaagtaaatgGACAGgattggtcgggttattgtgaTTAACGGATAGTTAATGATCCATCcgtttttttttccaatccaTTGAATTATTAAGCTATTGAATAGATCAATTGGTTTTTCCTATTGTTATTGAAAGCTCTCTCCTTCCTGCTACTTCTCCATCACTATGTGATCCACTAACAATAATATTGCAattattgaaaatgaattttcaaaatataacatctaaataaATGGGTTGGATTTTCATCCATAAAAAATGATCAGTGAATGGATTGGatttttcaatgcatttctAACAGATCATAAATAGATTAATGGATTGTTTTCCATCCATCCAATATAATACAACTTAAATTTTATCCAAACCTACCAATTGACACCTCTAGGACTAGGGAATGTTTTATTCAATCAAATCGAaatcatattaagaaaaaaaataatttatatcttgCAAATTGTCAATCTGTATATGTACTTTGTTTTTGACACTATTATGTTGATACAATATCATATAATCTGGTAGTTAACATGTTATTGTGTGACTTGACACTGTGAGGAAACACACCTATGGTTGGGAGGAGCTGCCGGGTTGAGAGTGCTGGCCAAGAATCTTAAAACAGTTTGCAATACCTCTCACTCTCACTAATGGGTAAAATagtcaattaataataaaaatcatatggGTGATATAGACTCCATCCTTGGGGgaacaaaaattgaaagattGGATAATTTTgatgtcattttaaatttttggatgaCCAAATTGAGATCAAGTGTATCCTTGGATAACCAAAGTGGTAGTTTATTCTACTAATAATAACTTCTCTAATATAACCATCTGAACCCTCATCATTAGAAAATTTACCATATTCCATATCCCGACCTATACTAGTATGATATGAGACTACTTTGTGCAACTGCAACCTAGAGCCATAAGCAATTTATCAAGCACACCAAAATGAGTGAAACCACACAGTATAACCTGAATAGTAATATGCTAATACAGATATTACAATTATTACCAATTAAAGTTGCAACTTACTTCTTGAAcatgtttttcaagagatttcaGCCTTGAATCTTGCTCCACATGGTCACGATTTATATCAGATTTCATTTCTCCAATAGATTTGTCAAGATTGTAACAGTATAATTCCAATTGTGATAGCCTTGAACTAATTCCCTCTAGAAACCGCATTAGGTTGTCAGCATATTTTTTCATACTCTTCTCTACAGTCGCAATCACATCTTGACTTAAAGAATCTTCAGGTGGATTATAAGCAGTAGTAGGAAACATTGATGTTCTTGCCATCCTTGATTTGTGAAAATCCTGCCAAAAAGTTAGTTGATATGAGATTCAAAAACTTACCAGATATGCATAAAAGGCACATGTGGCAATATATGTgcatataaaaaacaataagcTTGACTGCTTGAAAATGATCAAGAAAACTCAATAAAGCAAGCACAACAGTTCTGAGTAAACAGAAAACCTGGTTAACCACAATAACGAATTTAATTAAATGGGACAATTTCACTTTACCActttaagcataaaaaaaagtatgttatTATCAGTCTCCTTCGTCCTCATATATCCAAAACAAAGTAGGCCAACAAAAGATTGCATTTCTAGTTTTAAAAGAGAGGATTGATCAATTATGTTCCAAACATAGAGTGAATCATGTTCATCAATCTATTAGTAAGGGCACCTGACTGCACAAACTAAAAGTATCACACTATCTGATCCCCCAAAACATTTATACCTGGCACACTTGGGCACAATTCGTCATTGACTCTCTCAACAGCCAACCACGTTGACATCATTCTTCTCACATATCAGTGCTTATGAATAGcataaaaaaactcaaacaGGCATTCGAATACAGAAAACCCAACATACAACAAATGCATACTACACCAACacatttatttttcctctcactCTCATACACTTCTCTTCTTTCAATGTTAAACAGCTCATCCAATCATGCACACCACACCAGAATCCACATCCCTTAAACCAACTCCAAGACCTTAAATCCATCGAGATACCACACTCATATTTCAGTCCCACCAATAAGTCAAAGCAACCTCATCAACCAAAACGAATTCCATAACCCCAAAAGAAAACATCTTCATATTCATTTCATTTCACcacaaaattttcaattgacaCTAAAACAATCAATCACAAGTCATAACATCGAACTCACATACTAAGATGTCACTAGCCATTAACTGAACAACATAAACCCAAACCACAGCAAGTCACTCCAATTTTTTCCtattccaactcccaacaacaCATTCACCATTCAACAACCCAAACAAACACCCAAAAGAATTAACCCAACCAAAACTACGATCAGGAAATCACagcaaacaaaaaagaaaacccTCCACCGtcaaaatttaatctttatcgctaaaaattgaaactttccTAAACCCTAATAACTTCCGCTCAAAGAGACCGAAACCCACGTTCTGAAATCGTCCTCAGAGGCCAAAAACGCGCGAGTCAACGCGCGAAACGACGCGAGGGGTACATGGGTA is a window encoding:
- the LOC100808120 gene encoding callose synthase 12; this encodes MSLRHRQSPAAAASAVPGRDEEPFNIVPVHNLLADHPSLRFPEVRAAAAALHSVGDLRRPPFGQWRPNMDLLDWLALFFGFQRDNVRNQREHLVLHLANAQMRLTPPPDNIDTLDAGVLRRFRKKLLKNYTSWCSYLGKKSNIWISDHRRGEDLRRELLYVSLYLLIWGEAANLRFMPECICYIFHNMANELNRILEDFIDENTGQPVMPSVSGENAFLNLVVKPIYDTIKREVDSSRNGTAPHSAWRNYDDINEYFWSRRCFEKLKWPLDIGSNFFVTAGGGGKHVGKTGFVEQRSFWNLFRSFDRLWVMLILFLQAAIIVAWEGKTYPWQLYYLQTIYDDEWKNFIERMRREGLAKDSDIWTDKLRDLRLWASYRGQTLSRTVRGMMYYYRALKMLTFLDSASEMDIREGARELVSMRHDDLESSNSKSPSSKSLSRASSSVSLLFKGHEYGTALMKFTYVIACQIYGTQKEKKDPHADEILYLMQNNEALRVAYVDEKTTGRDEKEYYSVLVKYDQQLQMEVEIYRVKLPGPLKLGEGKPENQNHAIIFTRGDAVQTIDMNQDNYFEEALKMRNLLEEYRSYYGIRKPTILGVREHIFTGSVSSLAWFMSAQETSFVTLGQRVLANPLKVRMHYGHPDVFDRFWFLTRGGISKASRVINISEDIFAGFNCTLRGGNVTHHEYIQVGKGRDVGLNQVSMFEAKVASGNGEQVLSRDVYRLGHRLDFFRMLSFFYTTVGFFFNTMVVVLTVYAFLWGRLYLALSGVEESMESNSNDNKALGTILNQQFIIQLGLFTALPMIVENSLEHGFLQAIWDFLTMQLQLSSVFYTFSMGTRSHFFGRTVLHGGAKYRATGRGFVVEHKRFAEIYRLFARSHFVKAIELGLILVIYASHSPVATDTFVYIALTITSWFLVASWIMAPFVFNPSGFDWLKTVYDFDDFMNWIWYSGSVFAKAEQSWERWWYEEQDHLKVTGLWGKLLEIILDLRFFFFQYGIVYQLGISDHNTSIAVYLLSWIYVFVVSGIYAVVVYARNKYAAKEHIYYRLVQFLVIILAILVIVGLLEFTKFKFMDIFTSLLAFIPTGWGLISIAQVFRPFLQSTIIWDGVVSVARIYDIMFGVIIMSPVALLSWLPGFQNMQTRILFNEAFSRGLRIFQIVTGKKSQS
- the LOC100782994 gene encoding basic salivary proline-rich protein 4 (The sequence of the model RefSeq protein was modified relative to this genomic sequence to represent the inferred CDS: added 134 bases not found in genome assembly) gives rise to the protein MASGSSGRGNSASKGFDFASDDILCSYDDYANRDSTSNGNHTDPDFHKSRMARTSMFPTTAYNPPEDSLSQDVIATVEKSMKKYADNLMRFLEGISSRLSQLELYCYNLDKSIGEMKSDINRDHVEQDSRLKSLEKHVQEVHRSVQILRDKQELAETQKELAKLQLAQKESSSSSHSQSNEERSSPTTDPKKTDNASDANNQQLALALPHQIAPQPQPAAPSAQAAASNVTQAPQQPPYYIPPTPMPNSALPQHPQNQYLPSDQQYRTPQLVAPQPTPSQVTPSPPVQQFSHYQQPQQQQQPPQQQQQQWSQQVQPSQPPPMQSQVRPSSPNVYPPYQPNQATNPSPAETLPNSMAMQMPYSGVPPQGSNRADAIPYGYGGAGRTVPQQPPPQQMKSSFPAPPGEMYGPTGSLPALPPPSSAYMMYDGEGGRSHHPPQPPHFAQPGYPPTSASLQNPPQGHNLMVRNPNQSQFVRNHPYNELIEKLVSMGFRGDHVASVIQRMEESGQAVDFNSVLDRLSSVGPQRGGWSG